From Pan troglodytes isolate AG18354 chromosome 1, NHGRI_mPanTro3-v2.0_pri, whole genome shotgun sequence:
TGTGTGGTCAGACCCAATTGCAAGCTCTGGCCCTGCCACTTGTTGGCTGTGTGATCTCAGGTAAACTAtttgacctctctgtgcttctCACCTTCTCAACTGTGAAGCAGGACACCGGTGTGTAACTCAGAAGCACTGTGAGAATTGGTTGGGACAAAGCATATCAGGGGCCTGCCACAGAGTAAGCAGGTCACAGAAAGCAGCTGCAGAGGATATCACGGGTCTACTGGTGAGAAAAAGGACGCTCGGAGGAGTACCCAGCACAGGCAGAGTAAGTGAACCGAAACGTAAACTTAGTCTTTCTGaccccatgcctggctctttCCCGCTCATCTGTGATTCTGTTTGGCCCCGTTTAGCAGGTCCTCTCTGGCCTTGGAGCAGGTAAGGTCCCTGCCCCGACAGAACTCTTTTCAGCCAGAGACTCAGGTAGGACTCACTAAAAACAACGTGTCCTGAGCTACATAGAGCGTGCAGTGGGAGCACAGAAGAGGAGGCAGGACCACCGCTGCTGAGTGAGAAATCCGAGTCCCACCTTGCCTGTGAGCCTGAAGGAGGAAGAACACTGCTGGCAGAAGGCCTGGGTGTGGGGCTCTGAAGCAGGAGTCCCGGCGCCAGGAGGGAGCTGCGGGCATTTCTCTCGCTGGAGCGTGGACAGCAGAGTGAGTGGAGGAAGATGGGTCGGGGAGGTGCGACAAGTCAGCTTATAAAGGACCCTGGATGCCATGTTAAGGGGTTTGCATCATCCCATGATGATGGGCAGCCACAGAAGGTTCCAGAAGATGGAGCTGAGGCCCATCGATGACTAAGAAAGGAGTTAGGAGGCCTTTCTGCCAGCTTTTGTAAGAGCCTGCTGAAGCAGTTTAGGAGCAAAATGATGAGGCTCGAACTAGGGAGTGAAGGCAGCAGTAGTGGAGAGAGGAAAGCACCATGAACTTGGAGTTAGACTGTCCATGGCCAAGTTCAGTCCTCCCACTTATTAACAGGGACCCTGGGCGAGTCTTAGGGTCTCCAAGTCCTCGTTTTCTCAATCATAAGATACTGATAATCATGCCAACCTCAGGATTAATTGCGAGGTGGAATGAGAATAATGGGTGCAAAGTGTGCAAGTTTATAAACTACAAGTTTACACAGTTGCAAGAGAAACATGACAGGCAGACGTGACAAAGAAGCAGTGATCCCAATATGTGACCCCTCCGTGCCCTCTGGGATTATACTAGTACCTTGACGCCTCCCTCACTGCTGTGTCTCCTCTGCTTGCTGAGGCCCTGACTTTTAGGGGGCCTGGGTGGGGGGGCTTGGATCTCACAGGCTGGTAACTTCCGAAGACGATAATAGAAGGTGTCTGTCAGCTCCTCCACTGTGGCTATGGGGAGAGACCCCTCTGGCAAGTCTGGCTGCCCCTTGGCCTCCACGACAGTCAGGTCCAGCCACCGGGGAGGGATCTCAAAGCACATCCCAGGCTCAGAGTCCAGGCTCACCACCAAGAATGGCTCTGTGATCTTCTCCTCCAGCCGCAGGCCCAGGAAGGAGGTCAGAGGGTCAGTGGGGTGGCTGGTGTCCTTGGCCACCACCTTGACCTCACAAGGCAGTGAAAACTGGGCAGTCAGATCTGCCAGGCTGTAGCGCCGGCTGTCACTCATCTCCTCCACGAAACTGCCAGGGAAGTGGAAGGGCAGCAGGACCCGCTCTGggctctctgcctcctctttgcactcttcctcctcatcctccccagCCTGGTCACTCAGCCGCTGACAAACCAAGACATCCACGTCACTGCCCTGGGCCCCATGGGCCTGGCCAGGCCCCAGCACCTCCAGCCGGTCACCCACAGCCAGGGACGTGAACTCGGGATTCTCCTCCCTCTCGCCCTCACAGTCCTTTGTGGCCACCACCCGGAGTGGCCGGCCTGGCTGGAAAGCACCTAGGAGGTCATAGGCCGTGGGGAACTCCCTTGGCCGCCGCCGCAGCTTGCCTTGGTAGCCCCCTGACACCAGGAAGTGCCTGGGCACCTTGCGGcccttgcttgaggccaggacccGCCAGGGTGGTGAGGCTAGGCCATAGACGCAAAGCCTCTGGCCTTTTTGCAAGGAGCCCACCCACGGGCTGAGGAAGATGGGGCGGCCCTCAGGAACCTCCAGGATCTCCATGGACAGGGGGAAAGGGCCTTCCCAGGCCAGGACCTCGCTCAGCAGCAGCGGTTTGATAAAGTGGACGTGCCGGGAGGAGGCAGTGACGTCCTCCACGTCGACCTCCAGGGTAGAAGGGATCTTGACAATGGTCCTGCGCACTGTGGAGAGGGGCAGCTCAGTGGCACTGCATGCCACCCCAGAAGTGGCCCCCACCCCAGGCATAGAGCATTGGCTGGGCCGGCTGGCCTCCCTCCCgctgctgtcttttctttttttttttttgagatggagtttcactcgagATGGAGTGCccttgtcgcacaggctggaatgcaatggcacagtctcggctcactgcaacctccacctcccagattcaagcagttcttccacctcagcctcccgagtagctgggattacaggcacccgccaccatgcccagctaatttttgtagttttagtagagatggggtttcaccatgttggtcaggctggtctcgaactcctgtcctcaggtgatcctcccaccttggcctcccaaagtgctgggattacaggcatgagccaccacgcccggcccccgcTGCCATCTTTTCTTTCCAATCAGAATCTTCCAATTTACACTACGCCACATTCCCACACATGCTTTCCCttcaaccttctttttttttttgagatggagtctggctcttgtcgctcaggctggagtgcagtggtgcgatcttggctcactgcaagctctagcccccgggttcacgccattctcctgcctcagcctcccaagtagctgggactacaggtgcccgccaccacgcccggctaatttttttgtatttttagtagagacggggtttcaccatgttagccaggatggtcttgatctcctgacctcgtgatccacctgcctcggcctcccaaagttctaggattacaggcgtgagccactgtgcctggccccaaccttcttaaaaaaattactatttttattttttttcctccaagtattaagaaagaagaaaaataaattattaaatttttatttttaggctgtgctcggtggctcacgcctgtaatcccagcactttgggaggccgaggtgggcagatcacctgaggtcaggagttccagaccagcctggccaatatggcgaaaccccgtctctactaaatatacaaaaaaattatctgggcatggtggcgggcgcctataatcccaactactagggaggctgaggcaagagaatcgcttgaacctgggagatggaggttgcagtgagctgagatcaaccattgtactccagcctgggtgacagagtaagactctgcttcaaaaaaaaaagagagagatgaggtctcgccctgttgcccaggctggagtgcaagggtgtgatcatagctcactacaaccttgaactcctgggctcaagcgatcctcctgcctcagcctccagagtagctgctaCT
This genomic window contains:
- the THEMIS2 gene encoding protein THEMIS2 isoform X1; protein product: MEPVSLQDFVRALDPASLPRVLRVCSGVYFEGSIYEISGNECCLSTGDLIKVTQVRLQKVVCENPKTSQTMELAPNFQGYFTPLNTPQSYETLEELVSATTQSSKQLPTCFMSTHRIVTEGRVVTEDQLLMLEAVVMHLGIRSARCVLGMEGQQVILHLPLSQKGPFWTWEPSAPRTLLQVLQDPALKDLVLTCPTLPWHSLILRPQYEIQAIMHMRRTIVKIPSTLEVDVEDVTASSRHVHFIKPLLLSEVLAWEGPFPLSMEILEVPEGRPIFLSPWVGSLQKGQRLCVYGLASPPWRVLASSKGRKVPRHFLVSGGYQGKLRRRPREFPTAYDLLGAFQPGRPLRVVATKDCEGEREENPEFTSLAVGDRLEVLGPGQAHGAQGSDVDVLVCQRLSDQAGEDEEEECKEEAESPERVLLPFHFPGSFVEEMSDSRRYSLADLTAQFSLPCEVKVVAKDTSHPTDPLTSFLGLRLEEKITEPFLVVSLDSEPGMCFEIPPRWLDLTVVEAKGQPDLPEGSLPIATVEELTDTFYYRLRKLPACEIQAPPPRPPKSQGLSKQRRHSSEGGVKSSQVLGLQQHARLPKPKAKTLPEFIKDGSSMYSKVPAHRKGHRPAKPQRQDLDDDEHDYEEILEQFQKTI
- the THEMIS2 gene encoding protein THEMIS2 isoform X3 — encoded protein: MEPVSLQDFVRALDPASLPRVLRVCSGVYFEGSIYEISGNECCLSTGDLIKVTQVRLQKVVCENPKTSQTMELAPNFQVRRTIVKIPSTLEVDVEDVTASSRHVHFIKPLLLSEVLAWEGPFPLSMEILEVPEGRPIFLSPWVGSLQKGQRLCVYGLASPPWRVLASSKGRKVPRHFLVSGGYQGKLRRRPREFPTAYDLLGAFQPGRPLRVVATKDCEGEREENPEFTSLAVGDRLEVLGPGQAHGAQGSDVDVLVCQRLSDQAGEDEEEECKEEAESPERVLLPFHFPGSFVEEMSDSRRYSLADLTAQFSLPCEVKVVAKDTSHPTDPLTSFLGLRLEEKITEPFLVVSLDSEPGMCFEIPPRWLDLTVVEAKGQPDLPEGSLPIATVEELTDTFYYRLRKLPACEIQAPPPRPPKSQGLSKQRRHSSEGGVKSSQVLGLQQHARLPKPKAKTLPEFIKDGSSMYSKVPAHRKGHRPAKPQRQDLDDDEHDYEEILEQFQKTI
- the THEMIS2 gene encoding protein THEMIS2 isoform X2, with amino-acid sequence MRQERQSRACQAAGSIYEISGNECCLSTGDLIKVTQVRLQKVVCENPKTSQTMELAPNFQGYFTPLNTPQSYETLEELVSATTQSSKQLPTCFMSTHRIVTEGRVVTEDQLLMLEAVVMHLGIRSARCVLGMEGQQVILHLPLSQKGPFWTWEPSAPRTLLQVLQDPALKDLVLTCPTLPWHSLILRPQYEIQAIMHMRRTIVKIPSTLEVDVEDVTASSRHVHFIKPLLLSEVLAWEGPFPLSMEILEVPEGRPIFLSPWVGSLQKGQRLCVYGLASPPWRVLASSKGRKVPRHFLVSGGYQGKLRRRPREFPTAYDLLGAFQPGRPLRVVATKDCEGEREENPEFTSLAVGDRLEVLGPGQAHGAQGSDVDVLVCQRLSDQAGEDEEEECKEEAESPERVLLPFHFPGSFVEEMSDSRRYSLADLTAQFSLPCEVKVVAKDTSHPTDPLTSFLGLRLEEKITEPFLVVSLDSEPGMCFEIPPRWLDLTVVEAKGQPDLPEGSLPIATVEELTDTFYYRLRKLPACEIQAPPPRPPKSQGLSKQRRHSSEGGVKSSQVLGLQQHARLPKPKAKTLPEFIKDGSSMYSKVPAHRKGHRPAKPQRQDLDDDEHDYEEILEQFQKTI